From a single Ammospiza nelsoni isolate bAmmNel1 chromosome 11, bAmmNel1.pri, whole genome shotgun sequence genomic region:
- the KBTBD8 gene encoding kelch repeat and BTB domain-containing protein 8 isoform X1 produces the protein MAALGEPSQFSQALNGVPPSNQVSSGMDPFHACSILQQLKTMYDEGQLTDIVVEVDHGKTFSCHRNVLAAISPYFRSMFTSGLTESTQKEVRIVGVEAESMHLVLNYAYTSRVVLTEANVQALFTAASIFQIPSIQDQCAKYMISHLDPQNSIGVFIFADHYGHQELKDRSQDYIRKKFLSVTKEQEFLQLRKDQLISILNSDDLNVDKEEHVYESIIRWFEHEQNKREVYLPEIFAKCIRMPLLDETFLEKIPPVFAQAMAKSCVQKGQPSANGYTQRLGMTASEMIICFDAAHKHSGKKQTVPCLDSVTGRVFKLCKPPNDLREVGILVSPDNDIYIAGGYRPSSSEVSIDHRAESDFWMYDHSGNRWIPKAPLLRARIGCKLVHCCGKLYAIGGRVYEGDGRNSLKSVECYDSRENCWTAVCPMPVAMEFHSAVEYKDNIYVLQGEFFLCYDPQKDYWGFLTPMTVPRIQGLATVYNDSIYYIAGTCGNHQRMFTVEAYDIEQNKWTRKKDFPCDQSINPYIKLVLLKNKLHLFVRATQVTVEEHVFRTSRKNSLYQYDEVTDQWQKVYETPDRLWDLGRHFECVVAKLYPQCLQKVI, from the exons ATGGCAGCGCTGGGAG AACCAAGTCAGTTTTCACAAGCACTGAACGGAGTCCCTCCCTCAAACCAAGTCAGCAGTGGAATGGACCCCTTCCATGCCTGTAGTATTCTCCAACAGCTGAAGACCATGTATGATGAAGGACAGCTGACAGACATTGTGGTGGAAGTGGATCATGGGAAAACATTCTCCTGTCATAGGAATGTTCTTGCTGCAATCAGTCCTTATTTCAG ATCGATGTTCACGAGCGGCCTTACCGAGAGCACGCAGAAGGAAGTTCGGATCGTTGGTGTCGAGGCAGAGTCGATGCATTTGGTGTTGAACTATGCATATACCTCCAGAGTAGTGCTGACAGAGGCCAACGTTCAAGCTTTGTTCACTGCAGCCAGTATCTTCCAGATCCCTTCCATCCAAGACCAGTGTGCTAAATACATGATCAGTCACTTGGACCCACAGAACTCCATTGGGGTGTTCATCTTTGCTGATCACTATGGTCATCAGGAACTCAAGGACAGGTCACAAGACTACATTCGCAAGAAGTTCCTGAGTGTCACCAAAGAGCAAGAGTTTCTTCAGTTGAGAAAAGACCAACTGATAAGTATCCTCAACAGTGATGATTTAAATGTAGATAAGGAAGAACATGTTTATGAGAGCATTATAAGGTGGTTTGAGCACGAACAGAATAAGAGAGAAGTGTACCTTCCAGAAATATTTGCCAAATGCATCCGTATGCCTCTGTTGGACGAGACCTTTTTAGAGAAAATCCCTCCCGTGTTTGCACAGGCGATGGCCAAAAGCTGTGTACAAAAGGGACAACCCAGTGCCAATGGCTACACGCAGCGGCTCGGGATGACCGCTTCCGAAATGATCATCTGCTTCGATGCTGCccacaaacactcaggaaagaaGCAAACAGTGCCTTGTTTAGATTCGGTCACAGGGAGAGTGTTCAAACTATGCAAGCCACCCAATGACTTGAGGGAGGTGGGAATTCTGGTGTCTCCCGACAACGACATTTACATCGCGGGCGGGTacaggcccagcagcagcgaGGTCTCCATCGACCACCGGGCCGAGAGTGACTTTTGGATGTACGATCACTCTGGCAATAGGTGGATTCCCAAGGCTCCCCTGCTGCGGGCCAGGATAGGCTGCAAGCTGGTTCACTGCTGTGGGAAGCTCTATGCCATCGGGGGCAGAGTGTATGAAGGAGATGGGAGGAACTCCCTCAAGTCTGTGGAGTGCTACGACAGCCGGGAGAACTGCTGGACAGCTGTGTGCCCAATGCCCGTGGCCATGGAGTTCCACAGCGCTGTGGAGTACAAGGATAACATCTATGTTTTACAGG GGGAGTTCTTCCTTTGCTATGACCCTCAGAAGGATTACTGGGGATTCCTGACCCCAATGACTGTGCCTAGAATCCAAGGCTTGGCCACAGTGTACAACGACTCCATCTATTACATCGCGGGCACCTGCGGGAACCACCAGCGCATGTTCACCGTCGAGGCCTACGACATCGAGCAGAACAAGTGGACTCGAAAGAAAGACTTCCCCTGTGACCAGTCCATCAATCCATACATCAAACTGGTTCTCCTCAAAAACAAACTCCATCTCTTTGTCAGAGCTACTCAAGTCACTGTTGAAGAGCACGTTTTCAGAACCAGCAGGAAGAATTCGCTCTACCAGTACGATGAGGTCACTGACCAGTGGCAGAAAGTCTACGAGACTCCAGACAGGCTCTGGGATTTAGGCCGGCATTTTGAATGTGTTGTTGCTAAATTGTATCCGCAGTGTCTTCAGAAAgttatttaa
- the KBTBD8 gene encoding kelch repeat and BTB domain-containing protein 8 isoform X2, whose amino-acid sequence MFTSGLTESTQKEVRIVGVEAESMHLVLNYAYTSRVVLTEANVQALFTAASIFQIPSIQDQCAKYMISHLDPQNSIGVFIFADHYGHQELKDRSQDYIRKKFLSVTKEQEFLQLRKDQLISILNSDDLNVDKEEHVYESIIRWFEHEQNKREVYLPEIFAKCIRMPLLDETFLEKIPPVFAQAMAKSCVQKGQPSANGYTQRLGMTASEMIICFDAAHKHSGKKQTVPCLDSVTGRVFKLCKPPNDLREVGILVSPDNDIYIAGGYRPSSSEVSIDHRAESDFWMYDHSGNRWIPKAPLLRARIGCKLVHCCGKLYAIGGRVYEGDGRNSLKSVECYDSRENCWTAVCPMPVAMEFHSAVEYKDNIYVLQGEFFLCYDPQKDYWGFLTPMTVPRIQGLATVYNDSIYYIAGTCGNHQRMFTVEAYDIEQNKWTRKKDFPCDQSINPYIKLVLLKNKLHLFVRATQVTVEEHVFRTSRKNSLYQYDEVTDQWQKVYETPDRLWDLGRHFECVVAKLYPQCLQKVI is encoded by the exons ATGTTCACGAGCGGCCTTACCGAGAGCACGCAGAAGGAAGTTCGGATCGTTGGTGTCGAGGCAGAGTCGATGCATTTGGTGTTGAACTATGCATATACCTCCAGAGTAGTGCTGACAGAGGCCAACGTTCAAGCTTTGTTCACTGCAGCCAGTATCTTCCAGATCCCTTCCATCCAAGACCAGTGTGCTAAATACATGATCAGTCACTTGGACCCACAGAACTCCATTGGGGTGTTCATCTTTGCTGATCACTATGGTCATCAGGAACTCAAGGACAGGTCACAAGACTACATTCGCAAGAAGTTCCTGAGTGTCACCAAAGAGCAAGAGTTTCTTCAGTTGAGAAAAGACCAACTGATAAGTATCCTCAACAGTGATGATTTAAATGTAGATAAGGAAGAACATGTTTATGAGAGCATTATAAGGTGGTTTGAGCACGAACAGAATAAGAGAGAAGTGTACCTTCCAGAAATATTTGCCAAATGCATCCGTATGCCTCTGTTGGACGAGACCTTTTTAGAGAAAATCCCTCCCGTGTTTGCACAGGCGATGGCCAAAAGCTGTGTACAAAAGGGACAACCCAGTGCCAATGGCTACACGCAGCGGCTCGGGATGACCGCTTCCGAAATGATCATCTGCTTCGATGCTGCccacaaacactcaggaaagaaGCAAACAGTGCCTTGTTTAGATTCGGTCACAGGGAGAGTGTTCAAACTATGCAAGCCACCCAATGACTTGAGGGAGGTGGGAATTCTGGTGTCTCCCGACAACGACATTTACATCGCGGGCGGGTacaggcccagcagcagcgaGGTCTCCATCGACCACCGGGCCGAGAGTGACTTTTGGATGTACGATCACTCTGGCAATAGGTGGATTCCCAAGGCTCCCCTGCTGCGGGCCAGGATAGGCTGCAAGCTGGTTCACTGCTGTGGGAAGCTCTATGCCATCGGGGGCAGAGTGTATGAAGGAGATGGGAGGAACTCCCTCAAGTCTGTGGAGTGCTACGACAGCCGGGAGAACTGCTGGACAGCTGTGTGCCCAATGCCCGTGGCCATGGAGTTCCACAGCGCTGTGGAGTACAAGGATAACATCTATGTTTTACAGG GGGAGTTCTTCCTTTGCTATGACCCTCAGAAGGATTACTGGGGATTCCTGACCCCAATGACTGTGCCTAGAATCCAAGGCTTGGCCACAGTGTACAACGACTCCATCTATTACATCGCGGGCACCTGCGGGAACCACCAGCGCATGTTCACCGTCGAGGCCTACGACATCGAGCAGAACAAGTGGACTCGAAAGAAAGACTTCCCCTGTGACCAGTCCATCAATCCATACATCAAACTGGTTCTCCTCAAAAACAAACTCCATCTCTTTGTCAGAGCTACTCAAGTCACTGTTGAAGAGCACGTTTTCAGAACCAGCAGGAAGAATTCGCTCTACCAGTACGATGAGGTCACTGACCAGTGGCAGAAAGTCTACGAGACTCCAGACAGGCTCTGGGATTTAGGCCGGCATTTTGAATGTGTTGTTGCTAAATTGTATCCGCAGTGTCTTCAGAAAgttatttaa